The Micromonospora krabiensis genome window below encodes:
- a CDS encoding bifunctional 4-hydroxy-2-oxoglutarate aldolase/2-dehydro-3-deoxy-phosphogluconate aldolase, whose amino-acid sequence MNLTDALRTHRLLAIVRGPDPAAALAAVLTLADSGVALIEVSLTGADALGVVRRARAALGPEFALGAGTVLTAEDARAAAEAGATFLVTPALAESLDEAPRLGLPVLAGALTPTEVVRARAAGAAAVKLFPASIGGPDYLGALRDPFPDTPLVPVGGVDVDSARRYLDRGAVAVGVGSPLLGDAVRGGDPAALRERAAAFLAAVRP is encoded by the coding sequence ATGAACCTGACCGACGCCCTGCGTACCCATCGACTGCTCGCCATCGTGCGCGGCCCGGACCCGGCGGCGGCGCTGGCCGCGGTGCTCACCCTGGCCGACAGCGGAGTCGCGCTGATCGAGGTGTCGCTGACCGGCGCGGACGCCCTCGGCGTGGTGCGCCGGGCCCGGGCCGCGCTCGGCCCGGAGTTCGCCCTCGGCGCGGGCACCGTGCTCACCGCCGAGGACGCCCGGGCGGCGGCCGAGGCGGGCGCGACGTTCCTGGTCACCCCGGCCCTCGCCGAGAGCCTGGACGAGGCCCCCCGGCTCGGGCTGCCGGTGCTGGCGGGCGCGCTGACGCCGACCGAGGTGGTCCGCGCCCGGGCCGCCGGCGCCGCCGCCGTCAAGCTCTTCCCCGCCTCGATCGGCGGCCCGGACTACCTCGGCGCGCTGCGCGACCCGTTCCCGGACACGCCGCTGGTGCCGGTCGGCGGGGTGGACGTCGACAGCGCCCGGCGCTACCTGGACCGGGGGGCGGTCGCCGTGGGCGTCGGGTCGCCCCTGCTCGGCGACGCGGTCCGGGGCGGCGACCCGGCCGCCCTGCGGGAGCGGGCGGCGGCGTTCCTCGCGGCGGTCCGCCCGTGA